The following are encoded in a window of Roseimaritima ulvae genomic DNA:
- a CDS encoding DUF1592 domain-containing protein: protein MKPFRFARRHCGLLAVAFGCLIGIPNLWADTSQTFFRTYCIDCHGDQTQEADLRLDTLAPPTAETQTTWLTIMEVIDRQDMPPQGEPRPTEAERQQVLSRIAKHLTTVCEPMPALRRMNRIEYEHTVQDLLGIDTPLADLLPEDGSVQGFDNVAGGLHLSAILMERYLEAADAAFDGVIRRIEPLPAETRRAVLMEQKENIEAVKKKKGGVITSQGAFVDFTPGWPPSRIDPAHPIEDGVYRCRIAVWPHHPGPHRTLSAAVFVGPLFGPGKRRFMGMYDVTGTADQPRIIEFTTRMEEAESLHILPWIYPEHVTWRDKEEPRPGIAIAWAETHGPLDQSFPSRSQTQLFGDAPTLSLVPGAGVYMRHRRGVRLHYVDSSAPRQDAERIIREFVPRAFRRPVEDALVDRFVQLTLHRLDEGRTFEQAVRAGVTAVLCSPHFLLLNQQPVVDDYTLASRLSYFLWSSMPDAELLQLAAEGKLRDSDVRHQQVERMIQDAKFERFVENFVGQWLDLRDIEFTTPDKTLYPEYDELLLRSMVAETRGFFRHLVEQDLSVLNVVDSDFTVLNQRLATHYGLPAVKGHETFRVVQLPEDSVRGGVLTHASVLKVTANGTSTSPVIRGAWVLDKISGQPPSPPPAGVPAVEPDIRGATTIREQLKLHSQDPSCARCHDRIDPPGFALEEFDVIGGHRQWYRSLGKAGQRVNKTNYRMGPNVEQGGQSADGRAFKDFQDYRRQLLEQPDRIARAMAEKLLIYGCGRPVTAADRQAVDGMLESARAQDLGLRSMLHAVTDSELFLRP from the coding sequence ATGAAACCATTTCGATTCGCGAGGCGTCACTGCGGCCTGCTGGCCGTCGCTTTCGGCTGTCTGATAGGGATTCCCAACCTGTGGGCGGACACATCGCAGACCTTCTTCCGCACCTACTGCATCGACTGCCATGGTGACCAGACGCAGGAAGCCGACCTGCGGCTCGATACGCTCGCTCCGCCGACCGCCGAAACGCAAACGACTTGGTTGACGATCATGGAGGTGATCGACCGCCAAGACATGCCGCCGCAAGGAGAACCGCGACCGACCGAAGCGGAGCGGCAGCAGGTGCTGTCTCGGATCGCCAAACACCTGACAACGGTCTGCGAACCGATGCCCGCCCTCCGCCGCATGAATCGAATCGAATACGAACACACCGTTCAGGACCTGTTGGGAATCGACACGCCGCTGGCGGATTTATTGCCCGAGGACGGCAGCGTGCAAGGATTCGATAACGTGGCGGGCGGTTTGCATTTGTCGGCGATTCTGATGGAACGATATCTGGAAGCCGCCGACGCAGCCTTTGATGGCGTCATCCGCAGGATCGAGCCGCTGCCGGCCGAAACCCGGCGAGCCGTGCTGATGGAACAAAAAGAAAACATCGAAGCGGTCAAAAAGAAAAAGGGTGGCGTGATCACCTCGCAGGGCGCTTTCGTCGATTTCACCCCAGGGTGGCCCCCCTCCCGCATCGACCCCGCACACCCTATCGAAGACGGCGTCTATCGTTGCCGCATCGCCGTCTGGCCTCATCATCCGGGGCCGCATCGCACGCTCTCGGCGGCCGTGTTTGTGGGCCCCTTATTCGGTCCCGGAAAACGTCGCTTCATGGGCATGTACGATGTCACGGGGACGGCAGACCAGCCGCGAATCATCGAGTTCACCACGCGGATGGAAGAAGCGGAATCACTACACATCCTGCCGTGGATCTACCCCGAACATGTAACTTGGCGTGACAAGGAAGAACCGCGTCCGGGCATCGCCATCGCTTGGGCCGAAACCCATGGACCGCTCGACCAGAGTTTCCCCTCACGGTCTCAGACGCAACTGTTTGGTGATGCGCCGACGCTGTCCCTGGTTCCCGGAGCGGGCGTTTATATGCGTCATCGCCGCGGCGTCAGATTGCACTACGTCGATTCTAGCGCACCTCGCCAAGACGCCGAACGGATCATTCGCGAATTTGTGCCACGGGCGTTTCGCCGTCCCGTGGAGGACGCCTTGGTCGATCGCTTTGTCCAGCTGACGCTGCATCGCTTGGATGAGGGCCGGACTTTTGAACAAGCGGTGCGAGCGGGCGTAACGGCCGTTCTCTGCTCGCCGCACTTCCTGCTGCTCAATCAACAACCGGTCGTCGACGACTACACCCTGGCATCGCGTTTGTCCTATTTCCTGTGGTCCTCGATGCCTGATGCGGAACTGTTGCAATTGGCGGCCGAGGGCAAGCTGCGCGATTCCGACGTCCGCCATCAGCAGGTGGAACGGATGATCCAAGACGCCAAGTTCGAGCGATTTGTGGAGAACTTTGTCGGTCAGTGGTTGGACCTCCGCGACATCGAATTCACCACGCCTGACAAAACCCTGTATCCGGAGTACGACGAACTGCTGTTGCGTTCGATGGTTGCCGAAACGCGGGGCTTCTTCCGACATCTGGTCGAGCAAGATCTGAGCGTGCTGAACGTCGTGGATTCCGATTTCACTGTTCTGAATCAACGCCTGGCCACCCATTATGGATTGCCCGCGGTCAAAGGCCATGAAACGTTTCGTGTGGTGCAACTTCCGGAGGACAGTGTTCGCGGAGGCGTGTTAACGCATGCCAGCGTGTTGAAAGTGACCGCCAACGGGACCAGTACTTCGCCGGTCATTCGCGGGGCTTGGGTGCTGGACAAGATTTCGGGCCAGCCTCCCTCGCCGCCCCCGGCCGGCGTGCCAGCGGTAGAACCGGACATCCGCGGCGCCACCACGATTCGCGAACAATTAAAATTGCACAGTCAAGATCCTTCCTGTGCCCGCTGCCACGATCGCATCGACCCACCCGGTTTTGCGTTGGAAGAATTCGACGTGATCGGAGGCCATCGCCAATGGTATCGCTCTCTGGGCAAAGCCGGTCAGCGAGTTAACAAGACGAACTACCGCATGGGACCGAACGTGGAACAGGGCGGTCAATCCGCCGACGGACGAGCATTCAAAGACTTTCAAGATTATCGCCGGCAGTTGCTCGAGCAGCCCGATCGGATTGCTCGTGCGATGGCCGAGAAACTACTGATCTACGGCTGTGGCCGGCCGGTCACGGCTGCCGACCGCCAAGCGGTGGATGGCATGCTCGAGTCCGCTCGGGCCCAAGATCTGGGGCTGCGTTCGATGCTCCATGCCGTTACCGATAGCGAGCTATTTTTGCGTCCTTAA
- a CDS encoding DNA alkylation repair protein, with translation MTSKTKGTGFSLKDQLINRQRVQYLAELFHAADESFDAAGFQRAAMKGLKPLELKQRIVHLASTLEGYLATDFRIAAKQITAALPPPLDPTKSDDDFGDFIMAPLGEYVVRNGMQKKHVKLSLRTLKQITQRFSMEDAIRAFINQYPGETMAELQKWAKDKNYHVRRLVSEGTRPRLPWSGRLSLDPAEPLPLLDILHADPTRYVTRSVANHLNDIAKTEPQWVLDALRRWQQAGRQRPSELQWISRHALRTLVKQGHRPALEFLGFRTTPKIEVSDFELHAEAVRPGDLLEFSFVLTAQRTESLLVDYVIDFVKANGTLAPKVHKLKQLQLKKDESVMLKKRHRLHAAATTYTLYPGQHHVTLQINGKPYGKQSFMLE, from the coding sequence ATGACCAGCAAAACCAAGGGCACCGGGTTCAGCCTGAAAGACCAGTTGATCAACCGCCAGCGGGTGCAATACTTGGCTGAATTGTTCCACGCTGCGGACGAATCCTTTGATGCCGCCGGATTCCAGCGAGCCGCCATGAAGGGGCTGAAACCGCTGGAGTTGAAGCAGCGGATCGTGCATTTGGCCAGCACGCTGGAGGGCTACCTGGCGACCGATTTTCGGATCGCCGCTAAACAGATCACTGCAGCGCTGCCGCCGCCGCTGGATCCTACGAAAAGCGATGATGATTTTGGTGATTTCATCATGGCACCGTTGGGCGAATACGTGGTCCGCAACGGGATGCAGAAGAAGCATGTAAAACTTTCTCTCCGCACGCTCAAGCAAATCACGCAGCGGTTCTCCATGGAGGACGCGATTCGAGCGTTTATCAATCAGTACCCCGGCGAGACGATGGCGGAGTTACAGAAGTGGGCTAAGGACAAAAACTATCACGTTCGGCGGCTGGTCAGCGAAGGCACACGGCCCCGCTTGCCCTGGTCGGGACGGCTTTCGCTGGACCCCGCGGAGCCCTTGCCGTTACTCGATATCCTGCACGCCGATCCCACGCGGTACGTCACGCGTTCAGTGGCGAACCACTTGAACGATATCGCCAAGACCGAACCACAATGGGTGCTCGATGCGCTGCGGCGTTGGCAGCAGGCGGGCCGTCAACGGCCGTCGGAACTGCAGTGGATCAGCCGACACGCGCTGCGGACGCTGGTCAAACAGGGACATCGTCCGGCGCTGGAATTCTTGGGTTTTCGCACCACACCCAAAATCGAGGTTAGCGACTTCGAACTGCACGCCGAAGCCGTCCGGCCGGGAGACCTGCTCGAGTTCTCGTTTGTGCTCACGGCCCAGCGAACCGAATCATTGTTGGTGGATTACGTCATCGACTTTGTCAAAGCCAACGGCACGCTGGCGCCTAAGGTGCACAAACTCAAACAATTGCAGCTGAAGAAAGATGAATCGGTAATGTTAAAGAAACGGCATCGGCTGCACGCCGCGGCGACCACTTACACGCTGTACCCCGGCCAGCATCACGTGACGTTACAAATCAACGGAAAACCCTACGGCAAACAATCGTTCATGTTGGAGTGA
- a CDS encoding threonine ammonia-lyase — protein sequence MSKPNLPTQLLDVASIHEGQKRIAAYVHRTPLIRSSTLSDELGAEIHLKLECLQKTGSFKPRGAFNKLLTMSDAQRSAGVVGVSGGNHAQGVAYAARALGVHATICMPASTPKNYLDATRGYGAEIVLADDIRAAFAACVELENQGMSVIHPFDDHAVAAGQGTVALEILEALPQLSRIYISIGGGGLIAGMATALKAANPEIRVIGVETEGADAMARSIAAQDLIELPAITSIARTLGAPKVSEMTYQHVRQRVDELVVVSDQETIEAMTFLLERTKTLVEPAAACCLAAARRQQPTIDKDETVALLMCGGNVSAADLAKWA from the coding sequence ATGTCAAAACCCAACCTTCCTACGCAACTGCTGGACGTGGCATCGATCCACGAAGGTCAGAAACGCATCGCGGCCTATGTCCATCGCACTCCACTGATCCGCTCTTCGACCTTGTCGGACGAATTGGGTGCCGAGATACATCTGAAACTGGAGTGTCTGCAAAAGACCGGATCGTTTAAGCCTCGCGGCGCATTTAACAAACTGCTGACCATGTCGGACGCGCAGCGCTCGGCCGGAGTGGTGGGCGTGAGCGGCGGGAACCACGCGCAAGGCGTCGCTTATGCCGCCCGCGCGTTGGGTGTTCACGCCACGATCTGCATGCCCGCCAGCACGCCTAAAAATTACTTGGATGCCACCCGAGGTTATGGTGCCGAAATCGTGTTGGCCGATGACATTCGCGCCGCCTTTGCCGCCTGCGTGGAACTAGAGAACCAGGGCATGTCCGTGATCCATCCCTTCGATGATCACGCGGTCGCCGCGGGGCAGGGCACCGTGGCCCTGGAGATTCTGGAAGCATTGCCGCAGCTGTCGCGCATCTACATCAGCATCGGAGGCGGAGGACTGATCGCCGGCATGGCCACGGCTCTGAAAGCCGCCAATCCGGAAATTCGTGTTATCGGAGTCGAAACCGAGGGTGCCGATGCGATGGCCCGCAGCATCGCCGCACAGGATTTGATCGAACTGCCGGCGATCACTTCGATCGCGCGCACGCTGGGCGCTCCCAAGGTCAGCGAGATGACCTACCAACATGTTCGACAACGCGTTGATGAACTGGTGGTGGTCAGCGACCAGGAAACCATCGAAGCCATGACCTTTCTCTTGGAACGCACCAAAACGCTGGTCGAACCCGCGGCCGCATGCTGCCTGGCCGCCGCTCGTCGACAGCAGCCAACGATCGACAAAGACGAAACCGTGGCCCTGCTGATGTGCGGAGGCAACGTCTCGGCAGCCGACCTAGCCAAATGGGCCTAA
- a CDS encoding amidohydrolase family protein codes for MKTSIGRRSFLGTGLAAGAALGLAPAAGWAAPQDSDAGWIDAHVHVWTSDTKRYPISPRFKLSDMAPPSFTPEELLRHCRQENVRRIVLIQMSFYEFDHRYMLQAMQEHPGVFAGVALIDHQSDDVEAKMDALADQGMRGFRLHSRGDAKDWPNSDTMARLWRKAGRDGLAVCPLINPGDIQYVDALCKRFPETTVVVDHFARVGVSGEIEAKPLAALCRLARFPNVHVKTSAFYALGQKSPPYDDLIPMIRQVVDAFGPKRLMWASDCPYQVQGEHSYAASISLIRDRIDFLSDDDKQWMLRGTANKVFFS; via the coding sequence ATGAAAACCTCTATCGGTCGCCGCTCATTCCTGGGCACGGGACTGGCTGCAGGTGCCGCCCTGGGACTCGCTCCCGCCGCCGGTTGGGCCGCTCCCCAAGACTCGGACGCCGGCTGGATTGACGCCCACGTGCATGTTTGGACGTCGGACACCAAGCGGTATCCGATCAGTCCGCGATTCAAACTGTCGGACATGGCGCCGCCCAGTTTCACGCCCGAGGAATTGCTGCGTCATTGCCGCCAGGAAAACGTCCGCCGGATCGTGTTGATCCAGATGAGCTTTTACGAATTCGATCACCGTTACATGCTTCAAGCGATGCAGGAGCACCCGGGCGTGTTCGCGGGCGTCGCCTTAATCGATCATCAATCCGACGACGTGGAAGCGAAGATGGACGCATTGGCAGACCAGGGAATGCGCGGCTTTCGCCTGCATTCTCGTGGCGACGCCAAAGATTGGCCGAACAGCGACACGATGGCGAGGCTGTGGCGCAAAGCCGGTCGGGACGGGCTGGCCGTTTGTCCGCTAATCAACCCCGGCGATATTCAGTACGTCGACGCCCTGTGCAAACGCTTTCCCGAAACCACCGTCGTGGTGGATCACTTTGCTCGCGTGGGAGTCAGCGGGGAAATCGAAGCGAAACCACTCGCCGCCCTCTGCCGCTTGGCTCGCTTCCCCAACGTCCACGTCAAAACGTCCGCATTTTATGCGTTGGGCCAAAAGTCGCCGCCCTACGACGACCTGATTCCCATGATCCGCCAAGTTGTCGACGCCTTCGGCCCGAAGCGATTGATGTGGGCCAGTGATTGTCCTTATCAAGTGCAAGGCGAACACAGCTACGCAGCTTCGATTTCGCTGATCCGTGATCGCATCGATTTTCTCTCCGATGATGATAAGCAGTGGATGCTGCGCGGCACCGCCAACAAGGTGTTTTTCAGCTGA
- a CDS encoding M20 family metallopeptidase, whose protein sequence is MSKQETQSVLDLLADLVRINSVNPNYEGGVPEVAMADFVERYFANRGIETWRQPVYQDRPNVIARIPGRDSSRRIVFEAHMDTVSVAGMTIDPWEPEIREGRMYGRGSCDTKGGMAAMMHAAAGLVADNITPPCDVLFAATIDEEYSYRGVVAFCAAMQADGTPLQADAAIVAEPTELQPVIASKGLVRWKIETIGTAAHSAKPHLGVNAIENMARVIAVLEQDTLRMSAERHPLLGAATCNVGVIRGGVQINFVPDRCEIEIDRRLLPGETPESALAHYQMLLDELAASEPQLKVVMHPPMLTDVPLETDADSAAVQTMQRVLGDLGLDATAIGVPFCSDASKFGAQGIPSMILGPGSIDQAHAAVEYIDCQQVERAAEVYRNFMIAFE, encoded by the coding sequence ATGAGCAAACAAGAAACACAGTCGGTACTCGATTTGTTGGCGGATCTGGTCCGCATCAATAGCGTCAATCCCAACTACGAAGGCGGCGTGCCGGAAGTCGCCATGGCTGACTTTGTCGAACGCTACTTTGCAAACCGCGGGATTGAAACCTGGCGGCAACCGGTTTATCAGGATCGCCCCAACGTGATCGCTCGGATTCCCGGTCGCGACTCTTCACGGCGAATCGTTTTCGAAGCCCACATGGACACGGTTTCGGTCGCCGGCATGACCATCGATCCATGGGAACCAGAAATTCGTGAAGGCAGGATGTACGGCCGCGGCAGTTGCGACACCAAAGGCGGCATGGCGGCCATGATGCACGCCGCAGCTGGGCTGGTTGCCGATAACATCACGCCCCCCTGTGACGTGCTGTTTGCCGCCACCATCGACGAAGAATACTCGTACCGCGGCGTGGTCGCTTTCTGCGCCGCGATGCAAGCCGATGGGACACCGCTGCAAGCCGACGCAGCGATCGTCGCCGAACCCACTGAGCTACAACCGGTGATCGCCAGTAAGGGTTTGGTGCGTTGGAAGATCGAAACTATCGGCACCGCGGCGCATTCCGCCAAGCCACACCTGGGCGTCAATGCGATCGAAAATATGGCCCGCGTGATTGCGGTGTTGGAACAAGATACGTTGCGAATGTCCGCTGAGCGTCACCCTTTGCTGGGCGCGGCGACCTGCAACGTAGGCGTGATCCGCGGCGGCGTGCAAATCAACTTCGTTCCCGACCGCTGTGAAATCGAAATTGACCGCCGGCTGTTGCCCGGGGAAACGCCCGAATCCGCCTTGGCGCACTACCAGATGCTATTGGACGAATTGGCCGCCAGCGAGCCGCAGCTGAAAGTGGTGATGCACCCGCCGATGCTGACCGACGTCCCACTGGAAACCGACGCCGATTCCGCCGCCGTGCAAACCATGCAGCGTGTGCTGGGTGACCTGGGCTTGGACGCCACGGCCATCGGCGTACCGTTCTGCAGCGACGCCAGCAAGTTCGGAGCCCAAGGAATTCCGAGTATGATCTTAGGACCGGGCAGCATCGACCAGGCGCACGCGGCGGTCGAATACATCGACTGCCAGCAGGTCGAACGCGCGGCCGAGGTGTATCGCAACTTTATGATCGCGTTTGAATAA
- a CDS encoding MFS transporter, giving the protein MTSTPPLPSPTTRWVLLALLVLSILVNYIDRGALSVAVPSMELEFSLTDSQKGLLLSAFFWTYALLQLPAGWLVDRYDVKWVYAGGYLIWTIATALTGFVNGFVLLIAARLLLGIGESAAYPAISRLIVENYPEHQRGTANSLIDAGTKIGPALSILAGGLLVDQFGWRPLFIVLGLGGFFWLVPWVRWIPSRPKQDYATATPSEAVERPSTVQVLLTPSVWGTSLGMFALGYVWYFLLTWLPSYLMDVHKYDLKATAVLAALPFLAMAGSSVVSGWTADRLIARGGSPTLVRKGIALGGFLLAAGLLVAASLASSSTVCVILLIATCCALGMFTANVWAMTQTMAGPAAGSWTGIQNCIGNMGGITSPLVAGWTVEASGSYQTAFYAAAIVMTLGTAAYLTMVGPIQPVPWKQELPG; this is encoded by the coding sequence TTGACTTCCACGCCTCCCTTGCCTTCGCCGACAACGCGTTGGGTGTTGCTCGCCTTGCTGGTGCTTTCGATCCTGGTCAATTACATCGACCGTGGAGCGCTGTCGGTTGCCGTTCCTTCGATGGAATTGGAATTCTCGTTGACGGATTCGCAAAAGGGCTTGCTGCTGTCGGCCTTCTTTTGGACCTACGCCTTGCTGCAGCTGCCCGCCGGCTGGCTGGTCGACCGGTACGACGTGAAATGGGTTTACGCCGGGGGCTATTTGATTTGGACGATTGCCACGGCGTTGACGGGATTCGTCAACGGGTTTGTCCTGCTGATTGCCGCCCGGTTGTTGCTGGGGATCGGTGAAAGTGCGGCCTATCCGGCGATCTCGCGATTGATCGTGGAAAACTACCCCGAACATCAACGCGGCACGGCCAACTCGTTGATCGATGCGGGCACCAAAATCGGCCCCGCGCTGAGCATTCTGGCCGGGGGCTTGTTGGTGGACCAATTTGGTTGGCGACCGCTGTTTATCGTACTGGGCTTGGGCGGCTTTTTCTGGCTGGTTCCTTGGGTCCGCTGGATCCCCAGTCGCCCCAAGCAGGATTATGCGACTGCAACCCCAAGCGAAGCGGTCGAGCGCCCCTCCACCGTCCAAGTCTTGTTAACCCCTTCGGTATGGGGCACATCGCTGGGCATGTTCGCCTTGGGATACGTGTGGTATTTCCTGTTGACGTGGCTGCCATCGTACCTGATGGATGTGCACAAGTACGATCTAAAAGCAACCGCCGTGTTGGCGGCCTTGCCCTTTCTAGCCATGGCCGGCTCGTCGGTCGTCTCCGGTTGGACGGCTGATCGGTTGATCGCTCGCGGCGGTTCGCCGACGCTGGTTCGCAAAGGCATCGCTCTGGGCGGTTTTCTGCTAGCCGCTGGATTGCTGGTGGCCGCGTCGCTGGCGTCATCGTCGACCGTGTGCGTGATTCTGCTGATCGCCACCTGCTGCGCCTTGGGCATGTTCACCGCGAACGTCTGGGCGATGACGCAGACCATGGCGGGACCGGCGGCCGGCAGCTGGACAGGCATCCAAAACTGCATCGGCAACATGGGCGGTATCACATCGCCGCTGGTCGCCGGCTGGACGGTGGAAGCCTCGGGGTCCTACCAAACGGCGTTCTATGCGGCCGCCATCGTGATGACTCTTGGCACCGCCGCCTACCTGACGATGGTCGGACCGATCCAACCGGTTCCGTGGAAACAAGAGTTACCAGGATGA